In one Lolium rigidum isolate FL_2022 chromosome 3, APGP_CSIRO_Lrig_0.1, whole genome shotgun sequence genomic region, the following are encoded:
- the LOC124696177 gene encoding homeobox-leucine zipper protein HOX10-like — translation MAAAATAMRGGSSDRGGAGPDSGKYVRYTPEQIEALERVYADCPKPTSSRRQQLLRECPTLANIEARQIKVWFQNRRCRDKLRKESSRLESVNRKVAAMNKLLMEENERLQKQVSQLVHENAQVRQQLKNSSMANDTSCESNVTTPQNPPRDASNPSGLLSIAEETLTEFLSKATGTAIDWVQMPGMKPGPDSVGIVAISHGCRGVAARACGLVNLEPTRVVEILKDRPSWFRDCRSLEVFTVLPGANGGTIELVYTQLYAPTTLVPARDFWTLRYTTIVEDGSLVVCERSLSGSGGGPSAASAQQFVRAEMLPSGYLVRPCEGGGSIVHIVDHLEFEAWNVPEVLRPLYESSRVVAQKITAAALRHVRQIAQETSGEVVYPLGRQPAVLRTFSQRLSRGFNDAISGFNDDGWSIMGGDGIEDVVVACNSTKKIRNISNGGNAFAAPGGTICAKASMLLQSVPAAILIRFLREHRSEWADYSMDAYLASALKTSTCSFPGLRPMRFSGNQIIMPLAHTVENEEILEVVRLEGQPLTHDEVLFSRDIDMLQLCTGIHEKSVGSSFQLVFAPIADFPDDAPLISSGFRVIPLDTKTDIVSSGRTLDLASSLEVGSIATQASDASPDNCSVRSVLTIAFQFPYELHLQDSVAAMARQYVRSIVSAVQRVSIAISPSQSGLNAGQRILSGLPEAETLARWICQSYHFHIGVELLTQSDGAGEQLLKMLWHYQDAILCCSFKEIPVFTFANKAGLDMLETSLVALQDLTLDKIFDESGRKALFSEISKLMEVGHVYLPSGVCMSGMGRHVSFDQAVAWKVLGEDSTVHCLAFCFVNWSFV, via the exons AtggctgcggcggcgacggcgatgcgaGGCGGGAGCAGCGACAGAGGCGGCGCGGGGCCGGACTCGGGCAAGTACGTGCGGTACACGCCGGAGCAGATCGAGGCGCTCGAGCGCGTCTACGCCGACTGCCCCAAGCCCACGTCCTCGCGCCGGCAGCAGCTGCTGCGCGAGTGCCCCACGCTAGCCAACATCGAGGCCAGGCAGATCAAGGTCTGGTTCCAGAACAGAAG GTGCCGAGATAAGCTGCGGAAGGAGTCTTCTCGGCTTGAGTCCGTCAACAGAAAAGTGGCTGCTATGAACAAGCTTCTTATGGAGGAGAACGAACGCCTACAGAAACAGGTCTCCCAGCTGGTTCATGAGAATGCACAAGTGCGGCAGCAGCTCAAGAAT AGTTCGATGGCAAATGATACAAGCTGTGAGTCGAATGTAACTACCCCTCAAAACCCTCCAAGGGATGCAAGTAACCCTTCTGG GCTCCTTTCAATTGCAGAGGAGACCCTGACAGAATTCCTCTCGAAGGCTACTGGAACAGCTATTGATTGGGTCCAGATGCCTGGGATGAAG CCTGGTCCGGATTCGGTTGGTATCGTGGCCATTTCACATGGTTGCCGTGGTGTTGCTGCCCGCGCCTGTGGTTTGGTGAATCTAGAACCAACAAGA GTTGTAGAGATCTTGAAAGATCGACCGTCTTGGTTCCGTGATTGTCGAAGCCTGGAAGTTTTCACGGTGTTACCAGGTGCAAATGGAGGAACGATTGAACTTGTTTACACACAG ctgTATGCTccaacaactttagtccctgcacgTGATTTTTGGACTCTAAGGTATACAACCATAGTGGAAGATGGCAGCCTTGTG GTCTGCGAGAGATCCTTGAGTGGTTCTGGGGGTGGTCCAAGTGCAGCTTCTGCACAGCAGTTTGTTAGAGCTGAAATGCTTCCAAGTGGATATTTAGTTCGCCCCtgtgaaggtggaggttccattgtgcATATAGTGGACCATCTGGAATTTGAG GCATGGAATGTTCCTGAAGTGCTCCGGCCTCTCTATGAGTCTTCTAGGGTAGTTGCTCAGAAAATTACTGCTGCG GCACTCCGCCACGTCAGACAAATTGCTCAAGAAACGAGTGGTGAGGTGGTCTATCCCTTGGGCAGGCAACCTGCAGTACTAAGAACCTTTAGTCAAAGGCTGAGCAG AGGCTTTAATGATGCCATCAGCGGTTTCAATGACGATGGTTGGTCTATAATGGGTGGAGATGGCATTGAAGATGTAGTTGTTGCTTGCAACTCAACTAAGAAAATTAGGAACATCAGCAATGGTGGCAATGCTTTTGCAGCCCCTGGAGGTACTATATGTGCTAAGGCATCGATGCTACTGCAG AGTGTCCCAGCAGCGATACTCATTCGATTTCTGAGGGAGCATAGATCTGAATGGGCTGATTACAGTATGGATGCGTATTTGGCTTCAGCACTGAAAACAAGCACATGTTCATTCCCTGGGCTGCGTCCGATGAGATTTTCTGGGAACCAGATCATCATGCCACTTGCTCACACAGTAGAGAATGAGGAG ATTCTTGAAGTTGTTCGCCTTGAAGGTCAACCTCTCACTCATGATGAAGTTCTTTTTTCAAGAGATATTGACATGCTTCAG CTTTGCACAGGAATACATGAGAAATCTGTGGGATCCTCCTTCCAGCTTGTTTTTGCACCAATTGCTGATTTTCCAGATGATGCTCCATTGATTTCATCCGGCTTTCGTGTTATACCACTTGATACGAAAACA GACATTGTATCCTCTGGTAGGACATTAGATTTGGCATCTAGTCTTGAAGTGGGCTCCATCGCAACCCAAGCCTCAGATGCATCTCCAGATAATTGTAGTGTGCGATCTGTGCTGACAATCGCCTTTCAATTCCCTTATGAGCTGCATTTACAAGACAGTGTTGCAGCTATGGCCCGTCAGTATGTCCGTAGCATTGTTTCTGCTGTTCAAAGAGTGTCAATTGCTATCTCTCCATCTCAATCTGGTCTAAATGCTGGGCAGAGGATACTCTCTGGCTTACCTGAAGCAGAAACACTTGCTCGATGGATTTGCCAGAGCTATCA TTTCCATATAGGGGTAGAGTTACTTACCCAATCAGATGGAGCTGGGGAACAATTGTTGAAGATGCTATGGCACTACCAAGATGCTATCTTGTGCTGTTCTTTTAAG GAAATACCCGTGTTTACGTTTGCCAACAAGGCAGGACTGGACATGTTAGAAACTTCGCTTGTTGCCTTACAAGACCTCACATTGGACAAGATCTTTGATGAGTCTGGAAGAAAAGCTCTATTCTCGGAGATCTCAAAATTGATGGAAGTG GGCCATGTCTACCTGCCGTCAGGCGTGTGCATGTCGGGGATGGGCAGGCATGTCTCCTTCGACCAAGCTGTGGCATGGAAGGTGCTGGGCGAGGACAGCACCGTCCACTGCCTGGCTTTCTGCTTCGTGAACTGGTCCTTCGTGTGA